The stretch of DNA CGTTACGGCCAATTCGCCCAAAACCATTAATACCTACTTTAGTTGCCATGATAAAAATACCCCCTAATTTTTTTGTATTGCCCTTGCTTTTGCCCGGGCTATATGATTGACTGAATGGCTCTGGCGGCAGCTTCATCAATGACCAGGACATCCTGACCGGCCGCCCTGGTTACCGCCACGATAGCTTCGGCCTTATGCCGGCCTCCGGCTACCGCAATTACCTTACCGACCTTTGCCAGGTCATCCAGACGAAAACCAACACTATTGGTGGTATAAATACATTCCCCGCTGAACGAGAAATAATGCCCCAGCGCTTCGCCGACACAGTTTTGACCGATAAAACTGATGGTTTCCGGTTCATGGCTGCGCCGTTTAGACATCGTACCGGCTTCGCCAATCCCCTGGATTAAAATGTCGGCATGCTTAATCATATCGGCAATTTCAGAAACATTGGCGTCGCTGGCCATCACCGCATCCAGCGCCTCTTCACTCATGCCGTCGGGAATATGCAGCAACCGGTACCGGCCGCCCAGCTTTGTCGCCATTACGGCGGCAATGATATTGGCCTGATACTCGACCTGCTCTCCCAGCCCGCCCCGGGCAGGCACAACCGTGACGGTCGGCAAAACAACATTGACCGTTTCGGCCACCCTGGCCATCGTCGAACCGCCGCTGACAGCAATAATCATATTATCCTGCAAACATTCGGTAAGTATACCGGCGGCAGTACGCCCCAGCTCACGCAAAACCGAGCTGTCGGTTTCACTGTCGCCCGGTACAATGATGACCTGCCTGATGCCCAGCCGCTCAGACAGAGTTGTTTCCAGTTGAGTCAACCCATGCAGGACTCCGACATACTCAGCCAACTCGGCGATTAAATGATGCCCGTCTTCGGTAACGGACATCCCCAAGCCGGAAATTTCAACTAAACCGGCGTCTTTTAAAAACTCAACATCAGCCCTTACTACCCGCTCACTCATGCCCATCACGGCCGCTAAAGCGCGTCTGCCAATCGGCTGGGCATACTGAATATGCTTCAGAATATTGTAGCGCTCTTCCACCACGGCTACCAGATCAGGAGCAATTTTTCTCTGCAAAATGATGATTTTTTCCACTTGCCCTCCCGGGATATTGATCGTCCCACCGGAACATTATTTGTCCCATCAGGACAAAAATAGGTCTATGTAATTGTTATTCGCGAACCAATGCGCTATTCCTGCTTATTGGTAAATAAATTCAATGGTATTATTTGAATTATCATGCAATATTACGCCACCTGCCGCATTAACTACTATTACAGCTATTACAGCCTTTTCCACCAATGTCAGGAAAAACCTGTCAATATTCCACCGCATTTCCCAGGAAATAACGCCTTGTTTGACAGCAGCGGCCAAACTCCCGCAACACCCAACAATATCTGGTAAAGTCTCAGGAAATGAATTAAGCTGGCGACAGGCGAAAAAGCGGAAAATTTAACCGTAAAGTACTTAAAGAACACTAAGGAATTGTCCGATTTACTGGCAAGCGGCCGGTTAAAAAGATGGAGAATGGGGCTGGCGGCTTTACAGAAGAGAGGTGAGTATCCATGTTGATTTACGCCCACCGGGGAGCGCGCGGTTACGCGCCGGAAAACACCATGGCGGCTTTTGCGGAGGCTTTACGGCTTAAGGCTGACGGCATTGAGCTTGATGTTCATCTCAGCCGGGACGGCCATGTGGTCATCTGCCACGAACACACAATTGACCGAACCAGCAATGGACACGGCTGGATAAGAGATTTGACCCTCAAACAGCTGAAATCCTATGATTTTGGCAGTTGGTTTGATCGCCGTTACCAGGGACAATCCCTGGTAACGCTCAGCGAATTTATGGCCTGGTTCACGCCTACCCCGCTGATGCTTAACATCGAGATCAAAAACGGGCCGGTGATTTATCCACGCATTGAAGAAAAAATCATAGCCATATTACAACAGTTTAATGCCAGCGGGCGGACGATTGTTTCTTCCTTTTTCCATCCGTCACTGAGCCGTATAAAAGAACTTGACGGCACATTAAAAACCGGCATTCTGTTCGAATGCCGGCCACTCAACCCCCTGCAATTTATCCGGCCCACCAAAGCCGATTACCTGCATCCCTGCTGGAAGTCGCTGGATGCCGGCTGGTGCCCGGCTGCCCTGGCCGCCGGAATCGGCATCCATGCCTATACCGTAAACACCAAAGAAGAATATCGGTTCACAGCTAAAATGGGAGCCAGGGCAGTGTTCACCGATTACCCCGATAGATTCAACACTCATGCCGGACCGCAGTAACCCCCGCGATGGCTGAGATCGCGCCGATGACCTCGGTCACAGTACGATGTTCCGGCAGGTTGATCGACATAACAATGACTGACGGCTCCGCTTCCTCCAGCTGGATATCGACAATGCTGACGCCCAGCCTTCCCACCGTCGAGCAAATGACGCCCAGCTGGCCGGGTTTATCGGTAGTGGTTGTAATCGCCAGAGTTGCCGTTCCCAGCGTGCAGTTGCGATATTCCACTTTGGTCAGGACAGCTAAAGTAATAAATACCAGCAGTGTTGTCACCACCGATGCCAGATAATACCCGCCGCCCACCGCCAGGCCGACCCCCGAAACCACCCATAAACTGGCGGCAGTAGTCAATCCCTTGACCGTAAGGCCTTCCTTCATGATGCTGCCGGCCCCAAGAAAACCGATTCCACTAACCACCTGGGCGGCCAGTCTGGCCGGGTCGGCATTGGTCAAACCCTGGACTGTGCTGTAGATATTAATGGATAGGATCATAATCAGGCAGGAACCCATACTGACGAGAATATGCGTCCGTAATCCGGCGGATTTATGCCGTGCCTGCCGTTCATAGCCGATCACCCCGCCCAGCAGGCCGGCGGCAGCCAGTCTAAGCACCATTTCCAAGTCCGGAATCATGATAAGGCCTCCTTTCAGAACCTAGTAGTCACCACTAGGAATTCGAAAATTTCAGGGCGATAATGCTCGCGCCGGGTGTTCCTTTTGCGTACCTTGAGTCTTTACGGTTAAAACTGTTTTTATTCCCTGGCCGCCAGAGCCAGGCTTGCCTGAATCATCAAGGCGCATTCCAATCGTTTCTTCTGCAGCTCACAGCCGATTTTGTAAGGCTGATGAATCGAATGGTTAAATAACTGGGCATTGGCATGACAGCCGCCGCTGCAATAAAAACGAGCCCAGCAGTCCCGGCAGTCCGGTTTGTTTAATACATGCGCCTGCCGGAACTGTTCCGGCAGTTCCCGTTTGGTCACGCCTTCGTCGAGGGTTCCCAGCAAATACTCTTCCCGCCCGACAAACTGATGACAAGGGTATAAATGCCCTTCCGGCGTTACGGCAAAATATTCGTGACCGGCGCCACAGCCGCTTAAGCGTTTAGCAACACAGGGACCGTTGTTAATATCCAGATTAAAATGGAAAAAATCAAATGCCGGCCCCTTCAGCTTGCGCTTCAGATATTCCACCGCCAGCTGTTCATATTGTTCAAACAAGGCCGGCAAATGCTCCTCCGTTAACGCATAGTCACAATCTTTAGCCACCACCGGCTCGACCGACAGCTGAGTAAAGCCCTGATCGGCCATCGCCAGAACATCGGCCGCAAAGTCCAGATTATGAGCGGTAAACGTACCCCGCAGATAATAATTCCGATCATTCCGCGAGACAATTGCCTTGCGGACATTGGCGACAATATTGTCATAACTGCCGCGGCCGTCGGCAAAGGGGCGCATATGATTGTGCACTTCACGGCGGCCGTCAAGGCTTAAAACCAGACTGATGTTATTGTCGTTCAGATAGCTGATGTTGCTGTCATTCAGCAGCACACCGTTGGTCGTCAGCGTCAGTTTAAATGACTTGCCGGTTTCCGCTTCCCGCCGGCGCACATAAGCCACGACATGTTTGACGGTTTCCATGTTGAGCAATGGTTCACCGCCGAAAAAATCCAGCTCGCAATTACGGCGCTTACCGCTGTTGGCAATAATAAAATCAACTGCCCGCTCGCCGACTTCCTTTGGCATCAAGCCTCTGGCCCGGCCAAAATCGCCAGTGCCGGCAAAACAGTAGCTACAGCGCAAATTACAATCATGCGCCACATGCAGGCACAGGGACTTGACCAGCGGCTTGTCACTAAATGTAGGCGGCACATCCAGTGACGGAGCAAACAATTCTTCCCTGTCGATCAGTTCACGCAGCTCCGTCAGCGCCTCGGCCAGTTCATCACGGTCATAAATCCCGTCTAAGACCGCAAGCACAGTACGATCATTCCGGCCGTCAAAAACATCCATCACGTCATAGATCAGCCGGTCAACAACATGAACGGCCCCGCTGTTAATATCCAGCAGAATATATAAGCCATTCAGATAAAACTTATGTATCTTCATTCGTAAAATTCAACCTCTCAGCCTAAAAATATAAACATTGAACCGCGAAGTACGCAAAGGGGACGCAGAAAACCCGGCGCGATACTTATCGCGCTCAATATGTTTTTGTGAATCCTTTGCGTCCTTTGCGTACTTCGCGGTTCAATCAGCTCTTTAAACAAAATAAGCCTCCTGCCGGGATATCGGCAAGAGGCTATCCTTGCGGCCTATTTCTGACAGACCTGATTGCCAACGGTGCATGAAGTCTTGCAAGCCGACTGGCAGGAAGCCTGGCACTCTCCGCAACCGCCGGTATGTATTGTGCTTTGCAGAGAAGCTTTATTAACAGTAGTGATGCGTTTAGCCATGGGTATCCCTCCTTGCCGCAAACAAAATATAAATTACTTAATTTATTTTAGCTTTTTTCCCGGCAGGAAGCAAGTAAAAATCATCTATTCCGGTCCAACAACCACTTTTACGGGTAAATTTGATGCGCCGGGCGGACTGAAAGTAAGCCATACCGACTGACCGCCCGCAAAGGTTCCGAGATGTTCAAAATCGGTAATTTTATTTTCGCCAAAGTACAATTGCCCGGCCGGTGTTTCCAGCACCGACTCATACTGATGACGGTATTTTACCCCAATGCCGCCGGCGTACACTCCGCCGCGGGGATTCAAATAATAAGCTATTTTATCGTTATGCACAGTTGGCAGAAACAGCTTATAAACAATTCCGTAATTGCCATAATTCAAAACATCACTGCCGTCGGTGGCATCAATTCCGCTTACATAGTGATTAAGCTGAGGATCAGCCAGCGTTACCGCAACCGGGCCGGCTTTGCTGGTATAGGCCTTATTGCCGATTACCAGCCGGTCCTTGCCGTCAAAGGTTCCGCGCAAACGGTGCTCGTCCGCCGGCAAAATCCGAGCCTTGTCCGCAAATGACGCAAAATCTTCCGCGACCGGCAGCATCATTACCTTGACCGTTACCGGTTGATCTGACTGGATATCATAGATGCCATTGACCAGCATACCCGGTTCAACAATCATTTGCCCTAAATTGAAATCCAGCAGCTTGCTGTCATGACCCGCCACCTCTACCAGATAAAGATTGTTGTTTTGCAGATATTGCAATTGCGCGTCTTTGCCTACCCGCAGATAGTCCGAACTTGGACCGCCTAATCCATACCGCAAAACGGTAATATTTGCCGGATAATCACCTGGGTTTTCCAGTAAGACCACAATCTTTTTTGGCTCTTTGGTATCATTCACATGATGAAAAAATATGCGGAAGTCCCCGCTTACCGTGTCCTGGTAGGTGATACCGTCACCAGGCACCATTTCCGGACTGTCCGACAACAGCAGCTTACCGCCATAAGCTGAAATCGTTACCGGCCATTCGGGCAAATTTTGCACATCCCGGCCGGTTAATTTGTACTCCGTTGCAAATGCTATGCCGTTAAGACTTAACATCAGCACGAACAACGGCAGCGCTTTTCGCAACAACTTCATATGTATTACCCCCTATTCTGCTACATTATAACAACCATAGTTTGGTATGTAAATGTAAGATATTTACAAGTGCGAAAACAGGCGGGGACAGGGCTCTTGTTTCGAAAACAAGGGACCTGTCCCCGCCTGTTTCAGCACAAACGGCTGCCGGCTGCCGTTAAATTCCCCGCTTTTGATAGATATTGACCCGCAGCAATCTGATGTAACCCCCGGCGCAGGCATATACAGCGCCATTTATTCCATCGGATCATGGTGCTGAACCTCACCAAGCTCGAGAGCCAGCCGCTCCAGCTTACGCAAGCGGTGATTGATGCCGGATTTGCCTACCCGGCCGCCCAGGGCATCAACCAATTCCTGCAGCGTCGCCTCAGGATAAGCCAGCCGCAGTTTGGCAACCTCCTGCAGGTTGGGCGGCAGCTTTTCCAGGCCAAGCAACCGGTCAATCCGCTTAATCCTTTCAACCTGCCGAAAAGCGGCATTGACCGTTTTTTGCAAATTGGCCGTTTCGCAATTTACCAGACGGTTGACCTGGTTGCGGACGTCTTTGACCACCCGGACATTTTCGAAAGCCATTAAGGCATTGCCGGCCCCGATAATCCGTAAAAAAGAAGTGATGGCGTCACCGTCTTTCAGGTAAACCACATAATCGTTTTTACGATCAGTCTGCCGCACCGGCAAGCTAAAATTTTTCATTAGAGAAACCAGCATTTTAGCGAAATCATAATTGCCGGTCACCAGTTCCAGATGATATTCGCCCTCCGGCCTATTGACCGAGCCGCCCCCTAAGAAAGCACCCCGCAAATAGGAACGCCGGCAGCAAACTTTGCGCAAAATACCGGAATCCCGCCCGGCATTTAGATTATCATCTCTGATAATGCCCAGCACAGTCAACAGATCGGTTACCAGCGGCGACGGCACAACCCTGATTAAATAACTGTTATTCTTTTTTAGCCGCCGGGCTCTGGTGACCATTACTTCGGTTTTCAGTTGAAAGCCGCTTTTAATAAACGTAAGCACTTTACGCGCAATTGCGGCATTTTCAGTGGTAAAACTGATGCCCAGATTCTTATTTCCGCCGATCAGCATGGTACCGCCCATTCGCATTAGCGAGGCCAGCTCAGCAACATGACAGCACTGATGATCACCAGTCAGACGCGCTAATTCGTTTTTTACATCGGTAGAATAGGATGACACTGGCTTTCCGTCCTTTAATCTTTTAGTTCCTTGATATTCTCGGCAATCAAATAATAATCCAGCAGTCGCATTCGTTCCGAGTTCGCTTTTAAATCGTAAACCATCGAAATAATCGTCCGCGACAATTTGACCGGATCATGGCGGACTAAATTGGTTTCACTGATAATATTGGCTTCCACAACCTTAACGCCCATTACCGCTAACTCGGTGTTATCGACATAGACCGGATAAGCGCCCTGGCTGGCGTAAATCTCCCGCAAATTCTGCGCAACCGGCTGGGAATTTACCACAACATAGTCAATTACGCCCGGCCCTACATGATCCAGGATTGCCTTTACGTGCTGTGAGGCACTATAGCCGTCGGTTTCCCCCGGCTGGGTCATCACGTTGCAAATATAAATTTTAACCGCCTGCGACTGGCGTAAGGCATCAGCCACACCTTGCACCAGCAAATTAGGCAGCACACTGGTATATAAACTGCCTGGTCCCAGAATGACGGCATCGGCTTCCCGAATCGCATCCAGCGCGCTGTGCACCGGCTCAACCTCGGCCGGCTGGAGAAAAACCCGCTTGATGGTCTTATTGACCAGCGGGATTTGCGATTCACCGGTAATAACCGTACCATCCGTCATTTCGGCCATCAGCCTGACCCGTTGCGTGGAAGACGGCAGCACCTTGCCCCGGACCGCCAAAACTTTACTTGATTCTTTGAGGGCTTTTTCCACATCGCCCAACACTTCAGTCATGGCCGCAATAAACAGGTTGCCGAAACTGTGTCCGGCCAGGTCTCCGTCTCCGCCAAAGCGATGCTGAAAAAGTTTTTCCATCAGCGGTTCGGTATCAGCCAGCGCCACCAGACAGTTGCGTAAATCGCCGGGAGGAATAATGCCCAAATCCTCCCGCAGCCGTCCTGAAGAGCCGCCGTCATCGGCCACGGTAACCACTGCCGTAATGTTGCTTGTCACGCTTTTAATACCCCGAAGCAATACCGAAAGACCTGTCCCACCGCCAATGACAGTTACTGCCGGACCGCGGTTCAGCTTGCGTTTTTGGAAAATAAGGTCAACCAGCCGCTCTGAGCCTTCCGGTATTAAGACACTGATGACCGAACGAATAATCTGTCTGGTCGCCAGCATCATAAGACTTAGCCCGGCAGCGATAACCGCTATGCCGACAATTGTCGTAACCGTGTAATAGTAGGTGCCGGTGGTAAGATATACCATCCGGAAAATAGCCTCTTCCAAGTTGCCGACATACTTATAATTAAATACTACGGCCAATCCGACGCTGGAAATGATGACGCCCAGCGAAAACAAGAGCAGCCAGCGTTTGAATTTCATGCCTGGGTACAACCATTTTAACAAGTGCATAAAAATTACACCTCACATCAGACGCTAACAGCGTCCCGGATGCTCTTCCACATCATTGTGTTTAATATCGCGATGTTCAAGATTCACCTTATACCCCTTATCCCGCAAGCCTTCATAAATCCTGCCGGCCACAAATACCGAACGGTGCAGCCCACCGGTACAGCCGATAGCGATAATCAACTGACTTTTTCCTTCTTTAATATAATTAGGCACCAGAAAATCAACCAATCCGCCCAGCTTTTCCATAAACTGCTGCGTAATCGGCCACTTCCAGATATATTCACCAACTTCAGCAGCCGCGCCGCTTTTCCGGCGCAGGGACTCCAC from Dendrosporobacter quercicolus encodes:
- the whiA gene encoding DNA-binding protein WhiA, with translation MSSYSTDVKNELARLTGDHQCCHVAELASLMRMGGTMLIGGNKNLGISFTTENAAIARKVLTFIKSGFQLKTEVMVTRARRLKKNNSYLIRVVPSPLVTDLLTVLGIIRDDNLNAGRDSGILRKVCCRRSYLRGAFLGGGSVNRPEGEYHLELVTGNYDFAKMLVSLMKNFSLPVRQTDRKNDYVVYLKDGDAITSFLRIIGAGNALMAFENVRVVKDVRNQVNRLVNCETANLQKTVNAAFRQVERIKRIDRLLGLEKLPPNLQEVAKLRLAYPEATLQELVDALGGRVGKSGINHRLRKLERLALELGEVQHHDPME
- a CDS encoding MgtC/SapB family protein, whose amino-acid sequence is MIPDLEMVLRLAAAGLLGGVIGYERQARHKSAGLRTHILVSMGSCLIMILSINIYSTVQGLTNADPARLAAQVVSGIGFLGAGSIMKEGLTVKGLTTAASLWVVSGVGLAVGGGYYLASVVTTLLVFITLAVLTKVEYRNCTLGTATLAITTTTDKPGQLGVICSTVGRLGVSIVDIQLEEAEPSVIVMSINLPEHRTVTEVIGAISAIAGVTAVRHEC
- a CDS encoding gluconeogenesis factor YvcK family protein; translation: MHLLKWLYPGMKFKRWLLLFSLGVIISSVGLAVVFNYKYVGNLEEAIFRMVYLTTGTYYYTVTTIVGIAVIAAGLSLMMLATRQIIRSVISVLIPEGSERLVDLIFQKRKLNRGPAVTVIGGGTGLSVLLRGIKSVTSNITAVVTVADDGGSSGRLREDLGIIPPGDLRNCLVALADTEPLMEKLFQHRFGGDGDLAGHSFGNLFIAAMTEVLGDVEKALKESSKVLAVRGKVLPSSTQRVRLMAEMTDGTVITGESQIPLVNKTIKRVFLQPAEVEPVHSALDAIREADAVILGPGSLYTSVLPNLLVQGVADALRQSQAVKIYICNVMTQPGETDGYSASQHVKAILDHVGPGVIDYVVVNSQPVAQNLREIYASQGAYPVYVDNTELAVMGVKVVEANIISETNLVRHDPVKLSRTIISMVYDLKANSERMRLLDYYLIAENIKELKD
- a CDS encoding glycerophosphodiester phosphodiesterase, producing MLIYAHRGARGYAPENTMAAFAEALRLKADGIELDVHLSRDGHVVICHEHTIDRTSNGHGWIRDLTLKQLKSYDFGSWFDRRYQGQSLVTLSEFMAWFTPTPLMLNIEIKNGPVIYPRIEEKIIAILQQFNASGRTIVSSFFHPSLSRIKELDGTLKTGILFECRPLNPLQFIRPTKADYLHPCWKSLDAGWCPAALAAGIGIHAYTVNTKEEYRFTAKMGARAVFTDYPDRFNTHAGPQ
- a CDS encoding copper amine oxidase, which produces MKLLRKALPLFVLMLSLNGIAFATEYKLTGRDVQNLPEWPVTISAYGGKLLLSDSPEMVPGDGITYQDTVSGDFRIFFHHVNDTKEPKKIVVLLENPGDYPANITVLRYGLGGPSSDYLRVGKDAQLQYLQNNNLYLVEVAGHDSKLLDFNLGQMIVEPGMLVNGIYDIQSDQPVTVKVMMLPVAEDFASFADKARILPADEHRLRGTFDGKDRLVIGNKAYTSKAGPVAVTLADPQLNHYVSGIDATDGSDVLNYGNYGIVYKLFLPTVHNDKIAYYLNPRGGVYAGGIGVKYRHQYESVLETPAGQLYFGENKITDFEHLGTFAGGQSVWLTFSPPGASNLPVKVVVGPE
- the scfA gene encoding six-cysteine ranthipeptide SCIFF, with translation MAKRITTVNKASLQSTIHTGGCGECQASCQSACKTSCTVGNQVCQK
- a CDS encoding sugar-binding transcriptional regulator, which encodes MEKIIILQRKIAPDLVAVVEERYNILKHIQYAQPIGRRALAAVMGMSERVVRADVEFLKDAGLVEISGLGMSVTEDGHHLIAELAEYVGVLHGLTQLETTLSERLGIRQVIIVPGDSETDSSVLRELGRTAAGILTECLQDNMIIAVSGGSTMARVAETVNVVLPTVTVVPARGGLGEQVEYQANIIAAVMATKLGGRYRLLHIPDGMSEEALDAVMASDANVSEIADMIKHADILIQGIGEAGTMSKRRSHEPETISFIGQNCVGEALGHYFSFSGECIYTTNSVGFRLDDLAKVGKVIAVAGGRHKAEAIVAVTRAAGQDVLVIDEAAARAIQSII
- the scfB gene encoding thioether cross-link-forming SCIFF peptide maturase; translation: MKIHKFYLNGLYILLDINSGAVHVVDRLIYDVMDVFDGRNDRTVLAVLDGIYDRDELAEALTELRELIDREELFAPSLDVPPTFSDKPLVKSLCLHVAHDCNLRCSYCFAGTGDFGRARGLMPKEVGERAVDFIIANSGKRRNCELDFFGGEPLLNMETVKHVVAYVRRREAETGKSFKLTLTTNGVLLNDSNISYLNDNNISLVLSLDGRREVHNHMRPFADGRGSYDNIVANVRKAIVSRNDRNYYLRGTFTAHNLDFAADVLAMADQGFTQLSVEPVVAKDCDYALTEEHLPALFEQYEQLAVEYLKRKLKGPAFDFFHFNLDINNGPCVAKRLSGCGAGHEYFAVTPEGHLYPCHQFVGREEYLLGTLDEGVTKRELPEQFRQAHVLNKPDCRDCWARFYCSGGCHANAQLFNHSIHQPYKIGCELQKKRLECALMIQASLALAARE